From the genome of Elusimicrobiota bacterium, one region includes:
- a CDS encoding ATP-binding protein produces the protein GIEPEDMNRLFNAYFSTKGTTGTGMGLFLAQEVIKAHGGTIHVESEVGKGTTFTIRLPIR, from the coding sequence CGGGATTGAGCCGGAGGACATGAACCGGTTGTTTAACGCGTATTTCAGCACCAAAGGAACAACCGGGACTGGGATGGGGTTATTTCTGGCGCAGGAAGTGATCAAAGCGCACGGGGGGACCATCCACGTCGAGAGCGAAGTCGGGAAAGGAACCACTTTTACCATCCGTTTGCCGATTCGTTAG